The following proteins come from a genomic window of Flavobacterium eburneipallidum:
- a CDS encoding valine--tRNA ligase, translating into MTIPAQFDAKTIENKWYDYWMKNNYFHSEPDHRTPYTIVIPPPNVTGVLHMGHMLNNTIQDVLIRRARLKGFNACWVPGTDHASIATEAKVVAKLKSEGINKSDLSREEFLKHAYDWTDKYGGTILEQLKQLGCSCDWDRTKFTMDPDMSASVIKSFVDLYNKGLIYRGYRMVNWDPEAKTTLSDEEVIYEEQQGKLFFLKYKIEGSEDFLTVATTRPETIFGDTAICINPSDERFTHLKGKKAIVPICGRVIPIIEDEYVDVEFGTGCLKVTPAHDVNDKALGEKHNLEIIDIFNEDATLNSFGLHYQGKDRFVVRAEIAKELESNGDLAKTEIHLNKVGTSERTKAVIEPRLSDQWFLKMEDLVKPAIKSVLEDGDIKLHPKRFDNTYAHWLNNIRDWNISRQLWWGQQIPAYYYGDGKEDFVVAENIEDALALAKKTTNNQQLTTNNLRQDVDALDTWFSSWLWPMSVFGGIMNPENEDYKYYYPTNDLVTGPDILFFWVARMIIAGYEYAGEKPFSNVYLTGLVRDKQRRKMSKSLGNSPEPLELIEKFGADGVRVGLLLSASAGNDIMFDEELCNQGKGFTNKIWNAFKLIKGWDVSDAIPQPESSKVAIEWYEAKLQQTLLEIEDNFEKYRISDALMGIYKLVWDDFCSWFLEMIKPAYQQPIDSLTFAKAIEMLESNLKLLHPFMPFLTEEIWQLLAERTPEEALIVSTWPEIKPFNAQLITDFENTIEVISGIRTIRKDKNIPFKDTIELKVVNNDKASTYFDSVVTKLGNITSLEYVSDKVDGALSFRVKSNEYFIPISGNIDVEAEIAKLTEELNYIKGFLKSVQVKLSNEKFVANAKPEIIENERKKEADALSKIATIEQSLAGLK; encoded by the coding sequence ATGACAATTCCTGCACAATTTGACGCTAAAACCATTGAAAATAAGTGGTATGACTACTGGATGAAGAACAATTATTTCCATTCAGAACCAGATCACAGAACTCCATATACCATCGTAATTCCTCCACCCAACGTAACAGGAGTCTTACACATGGGACATATGCTGAACAATACCATTCAGGATGTTTTAATTCGTCGTGCACGTTTGAAAGGATTCAACGCTTGTTGGGTGCCAGGAACGGATCACGCTTCGATTGCTACAGAAGCAAAAGTAGTTGCCAAATTAAAATCAGAAGGAATCAATAAATCCGATTTGAGCCGTGAAGAGTTTTTAAAACACGCTTACGACTGGACAGACAAATACGGAGGAACAATCTTGGAGCAGTTGAAACAATTGGGTTGCTCTTGTGATTGGGACCGAACTAAATTCACGATGGATCCTGATATGTCAGCATCTGTAATCAAATCTTTCGTTGATTTATATAACAAAGGCTTGATTTATCGTGGGTATCGAATGGTAAACTGGGATCCGGAAGCCAAAACTACTTTGTCTGACGAAGAAGTTATTTATGAAGAACAACAAGGAAAATTATTTTTCCTGAAATATAAAATTGAAGGTTCAGAAGATTTCTTGACAGTAGCAACGACACGTCCGGAAACTATTTTTGGAGATACTGCGATTTGTATCAACCCAAGTGACGAGCGTTTTACCCATTTGAAAGGGAAGAAAGCCATTGTGCCAATTTGTGGTCGTGTAATTCCAATTATTGAAGATGAATATGTAGATGTGGAATTTGGAACGGGTTGCCTGAAAGTAACTCCTGCTCACGATGTAAACGATAAAGCTTTAGGAGAAAAACACAATTTGGAAATTATTGATATTTTCAATGAAGATGCGACTTTAAATAGTTTTGGTTTGCATTACCAAGGGAAAGACCGTTTTGTAGTTCGTGCTGAAATTGCAAAAGAATTAGAATCGAATGGCGATTTGGCAAAAACTGAAATTCATTTGAATAAAGTAGGAACTTCCGAAAGAACTAAAGCCGTAATCGAACCTCGTTTGTCTGACCAGTGGTTCCTGAAAATGGAAGATTTGGTAAAGCCTGCCATTAAATCCGTTTTAGAAGATGGGGATATTAAATTACATCCAAAGCGTTTTGACAACACTTACGCACATTGGTTAAATAATATCCGCGATTGGAATATTTCCCGTCAATTGTGGTGGGGACAGCAAATACCAGCTTATTATTATGGCGATGGAAAAGAAGATTTTGTAGTTGCTGAAAACATCGAAGATGCTTTGGCTTTAGCCAAAAAAACAACCAACAACCAACAACTAACAACCAACAACCTTCGTCAAGACGTTGATGCTTTGGACACTTGGTTCTCCTCTTGGTTATGGCCAATGTCCGTTTTTGGCGGAATTATGAATCCTGAAAACGAAGATTATAAATATTATTATCCAACGAATGATTTAGTAACTGGACCGGATATTTTATTTTTCTGGGTGGCCAGAATGATTATTGCGGGTTACGAATATGCTGGAGAAAAACCATTTTCGAATGTGTATTTAACTGGTTTGGTTCGTGACAAACAAAGACGTAAAATGTCGAAATCTTTAGGAAATTCACCTGAACCTTTGGAATTAATTGAGAAATTCGGAGCTGATGGAGTTCGTGTGGGATTGCTTTTGAGTGCTTCTGCTGGAAACGACATTATGTTTGATGAAGAATTGTGCAACCAAGGAAAAGGCTTTACCAATAAAATTTGGAATGCTTTCAAATTGATAAAAGGTTGGGACGTTTCAGATGCTATTCCGCAACCGGAATCTTCGAAAGTGGCGATTGAATGGTACGAAGCCAAATTGCAACAAACACTTTTGGAAATCGAGGATAATTTCGAAAAATATAGAATTTCCGATGCCTTGATGGGAATTTACAAATTGGTTTGGGACGATTTCTGTTCTTGGTTTTTAGAAATGATCAAACCAGCTTACCAACAGCCAATTGATAGTCTAACTTTTGCAAAAGCGATAGAAATGCTGGAAAGTAATCTGAAATTATTGCATCCATTTATGCCGTTCTTGACAGAGGAAATTTGGCAATTATTGGCAGAAAGAACTCCAGAAGAAGCTTTAATTGTTTCGACTTGGCCAGAAATAAAACCGTTCAATGCGCAATTAATTACCGATTTCGAAAACACAATAGAAGTGATTTCAGGAATCAGAACGATTCGTAAAGACAAAAATATTCCGTTCAAGGATACAATTGAATTGAAGGTAGTAAACAATGATAAAGCTTCGACTTATTTTGATTCGGTGGTAACCAAATTAGGAAACATCACTTCCTTGGAATATGTTTCGGATAAAGTGGATGGTGCTTTGTCTTTCCGTGTAAAATCGAATGAATATTTTATTCCAATTTCAGGTAATATTGATGTTGAAGCTGAAATCGCTAAATTGACCGAAGAGTTAAATTACATCAAAGGTTTCTTAAAATCGGTACAGGTGAAATTGTCAAATGAAAAGTTTGTAGCCAACGCAAAACCTGAAATCATCGAAAACGAACGCAAAAAAGAAGCCGATGCACTTTCTAAAATTGCTACGATTGAGCAGAGTTTGGCTGGGTTGAAATAA
- a CDS encoding DUF1573 domain-containing protein — MKNITTLIAIVLFSSFGFAQKGAKIQFKTADNTIDYGTVSKKNDNGIRSVEFSNTGDAPLMIINVLSTPGFTITTKPTVAIAPGKTGKIEIKYNMISGPIRKTIVVESNAVNYDSGRIPLKIKGQVSE, encoded by the coding sequence ATGAAAAATATAACCACACTAATAGCAATTGTATTGTTTAGTAGTTTTGGTTTTGCTCAAAAAGGTGCAAAAATTCAATTTAAAACAGCTGACAATACAATAGATTATGGAACTGTTTCTAAAAAGAATGACAATGGAATTCGTTCAGTGGAATTCTCAAATACTGGTGATGCTCCACTTATGATTATCAACGTATTATCAACTCCTGGATTTACCATTACAACTAAACCCACAGTTGCTATTGCACCCGGAAAAACGGGAAAGATAGAAATCAAATACAATATGATTTCGGGACCAATACGAAAAACAATTGTAGTCGAATCGAATGCTGTAAACTACGATAGCGGAAGAATTCCTTTGAAAATTAAAGGTCAAGTTTCTGAATAA
- a CDS encoding OmpA family protein — protein MKKLLLIIFVFSIQFINAQNQELERAKRFFDRTNYTEAIELYEKIVAEKPSVEAVKNLADSYYYTNDLKNAQRYYRLLIRSYSQDLDSNYYFKFAHTLKATNSYDEANAVLKDYYSKSANVQDLTQFENDTKTLENVSAIGNRYEIKNLAFNTENSEFGAVKHNDSLIFAAVKKKPGLLDKVYKWDNETYLNLVSIPLKNINSRDSIGRYFAKELKTSMHESNIIFTKDGKTAYFTRNNYKNGRRGKNEEKVSNLQIFKTELVNGKWTNVTSLPFNSENYSVEHPALSNDEKTLFFASDMPGTLGSFDIFSVAVNEGVFGIPQNLGAAINTDKREQFPFVSKDNKLYFSSDGHLGYGSLDVFVSEIKNKEYSKANNVGLPVNSNLDDFAFNIDSDTKEGYFSSNREAGKGSDDVYQLKEIKDLIIEDCKQFIAGIITDVDTKLPLENAIVVIQDAAKKQINSVTTAADGKFNFTIPCESSFTVLVSKENYTNNSKAVVSRKTRDYSNDASMALKSLEVIKQENQKLEEEKKQLEEEKKQKEALAVIALKEAEIKAKKDAIVQAEIKKKEKINAILAKEKDVVKDKDRLIIKTDPIYFDYDLWYIRKESKIILNRVLELMKKYPEMVVEIGSHTDSRGDLKYNAELSGKRAQSTKEYLVESGIDSKRIIAKGYGESAPIVKCKTDESCTEEQHELNRRSEFVIKNL, from the coding sequence ATGAAAAAATTACTACTTATTATATTCGTATTTTCTATACAGTTTATAAATGCTCAAAACCAAGAATTAGAAAGAGCAAAACGTTTTTTTGACCGAACAAATTATACCGAAGCCATTGAGTTGTATGAAAAAATAGTGGCAGAAAAACCTTCCGTGGAAGCTGTTAAGAATTTAGCAGATAGTTATTATTATACCAATGACCTGAAAAATGCACAACGTTATTACCGACTTCTAATTAGAAGTTACAGTCAGGATTTGGATAGCAATTACTATTTCAAATTTGCACATACTTTAAAAGCAACCAATTCCTATGACGAAGCCAACGCAGTTTTAAAAGATTATTATTCCAAATCGGCAAATGTTCAAGATTTAACTCAATTTGAAAATGATACTAAAACCTTGGAAAATGTTTCAGCAATTGGCAACCGTTATGAGATAAAAAATTTAGCTTTTAATACGGAGAATTCAGAATTTGGAGCTGTAAAACACAACGACAGTCTGATTTTTGCTGCCGTAAAAAAGAAACCTGGATTATTGGATAAAGTCTATAAATGGGATAATGAAACCTATTTAAACTTGGTTTCAATACCACTAAAAAATATAAATTCGAGAGATTCTATTGGTCGTTATTTTGCTAAAGAACTAAAAACTTCGATGCACGAATCCAATATTATTTTCACAAAAGATGGTAAAACAGCTTATTTCACAAGAAATAATTACAAAAACGGAAGAAGAGGCAAAAACGAAGAAAAAGTATCCAATCTTCAAATCTTCAAAACCGAATTGGTAAACGGAAAATGGACAAATGTAACTTCATTACCATTCAATAGTGAGAATTATTCGGTAGAACATCCTGCTTTGAGCAATGATGAAAAAACATTATTCTTTGCATCGGATATGCCGGGAACATTGGGTTCATTTGATATTTTTTCGGTAGCCGTAAATGAAGGTGTTTTTGGAATTCCTCAAAATTTAGGAGCTGCAATTAATACAGATAAAAGAGAACAATTCCCGTTTGTATCCAAAGACAATAAATTGTATTTCTCTTCCGATGGACATTTAGGCTACGGTTCGCTTGATGTTTTTGTGTCTGAAATCAAAAATAAAGAATACAGCAAAGCTAATAATGTAGGTCTGCCAGTCAATTCTAATTTAGATGATTTTGCATTTAATATCGATTCGGATACGAAAGAAGGTTATTTTTCATCCAATAGAGAAGCAGGAAAAGGAAGCGATGATGTTTATCAATTGAAAGAAATCAAAGATTTGATAATCGAAGATTGTAAGCAGTTTATAGCTGGAATTATTACAGATGTGGATACTAAATTGCCCCTAGAAAATGCCATTGTAGTAATCCAAGATGCTGCTAAAAAACAAATTAATTCAGTAACAACTGCTGCTGATGGAAAGTTTAATTTTACAATTCCTTGTGAATCATCTTTTACTGTTTTAGTTTCTAAAGAAAATTATACTAATAATTCTAAAGCTGTTGTTTCAAGAAAAACAAGGGATTATTCGAATGATGCTTCTATGGCATTAAAATCACTTGAGGTTATAAAACAAGAGAATCAAAAGCTCGAGGAAGAGAAAAAACAATTGGAAGAAGAGAAAAAACAGAAAGAGGCCTTGGCTGTAATCGCTTTAAAAGAAGCGGAAATTAAAGCAAAAAAGGATGCAATTGTTCAGGCTGAAATTAAAAAGAAAGAAAAAATCAACGCCATTTTAGCAAAAGAAAAAGATGTAGTGAAGGACAAAGACCGATTGATTATCAAAACAGATCCTATCTATTTCGATTACGATTTATGGTACATCCGAAAAGAGTCTAAAATTATTTTGAATCGAGTTTTAGAATTAATGAAGAAATACCCTGAAATGGTTGTCGAAATTGGTTCACACACCGATTCCCGAGGGGATTTAAAATATAATGCTGAATTGTCTGGAAAAAGAGCACAATCAACCAAAGAATATCTCGTAGAATCTGGAATTGACAGCAAGCGAATTATTGCCAAAGGTTATGGCGAGTCAGCACCAATTGTAAAATGCAAAACGGATGAATCGTGTACCGAAGAGCAACACGAACTCAACAGAAGAAGTGAATTTGTGATAAAAAACCTGTAG
- a CDS encoding PorP/SprF family type IX secretion system membrane protein encodes MKKILFIISFFFYIIDISAQQDPEYTHYMYNMSAVNPAYATGEAAMLNTGALYRTQWVGAVGAPKTFTFFGHTALSDKIEVGMSLISDDIGDGAKKENNFYADFAYILELGGNNKLSFGMKAGFTSLQSNFNGFRFESGDVTTDLAFSQNINTTKPNIGVGAYYFTDNYYVGLSVPNLFNSKHIEERAGISAYGSEEMHAFLTAGYVFQINDMFKLKPAFMSRFVTGSPIAIDVSANVLYDNKFELGIAYRLDDAFSVLMNVNVTPNLRVGYAYDYTTSNIGQFNSGTHEIILLFNLDLLGKGYDKSPRFF; translated from the coding sequence ATGAAAAAAATACTATTTATAATAAGTTTTTTCTTTTACATCATAGATATATCAGCGCAGCAAGATCCTGAATATACGCATTATATGTACAATATGAGTGCTGTAAATCCAGCCTATGCAACTGGGGAAGCAGCCATGTTAAATACGGGTGCTTTATACAGAACACAATGGGTTGGAGCAGTAGGTGCTCCTAAAACCTTTACTTTTTTTGGACACACAGCCTTGAGCGATAAGATTGAAGTTGGAATGTCTTTAATTTCAGATGATATTGGAGATGGTGCCAAAAAAGAGAATAATTTCTATGCTGATTTTGCTTATATTTTGGAATTGGGCGGTAATAATAAATTGTCTTTCGGTATGAAAGCTGGATTTACCTCTTTGCAATCTAATTTCAATGGATTCCGTTTTGAAAGCGGTGACGTGACAACAGATTTGGCATTTTCTCAAAACATCAATACCACTAAACCCAATATTGGTGTGGGTGCTTATTATTTTACCGACAACTATTATGTTGGTTTGTCAGTTCCTAATTTGTTTAATTCCAAACATATCGAAGAGAGAGCAGGAATCAGCGCTTATGGATCCGAAGAAATGCACGCTTTTTTAACCGCTGGTTATGTTTTCCAAATCAATGATATGTTCAAGTTGAAACCAGCTTTTATGTCAAGGTTTGTTACGGGATCACCCATTGCTATTGATGTTTCGGCTAATGTTTTATACGATAATAAGTTTGAATTAGGAATCGCTTATCGATTGGATGACGCTTTTAGTGTTTTGATGAATGTAAATGTTACCCCTAATTTAAGAGTGGGATACGCCTATGATTATACGACTTCTAATATAGGTCAGTTCAATTCAGGAACCCACGAAATAATATTACTCTTCAATTTAGATTTATTAGGAAAAGGATATGATAAATCACCAAGATTCTTTTAA
- a CDS encoding gliding motility-associated C-terminal domain-containing protein, with product MVKKYTFLILVFILLFFSSTKNYGQCAGNDVLNFEVCDISNSSSQAIALFPLLGPNAIPGGTWSDDNLSRGLDVTTGVLNAQIISSSGVYHFTYTVSGGCADTSATITVTIGGYSGVSDFKSTACSDDQNYNLFQVFDTSGGNVSAQSNGSWYNNKTNTPIVGNFVNAELLGLGDTQFTYTIPAIGNCPAVSSTGIVTVFRAPKPGNPSKLLLCDSDDLSVYSNYDLNNLLTSEDAGGTWEDNNGSGQITFLKDHNVDIQYIYNNFGIGNYTFSYTVLPTNPICEKKTSTVRIRIEKLLDFTGATLVVSSDICESQIASASYSVTLTKGPAVIPNGQYYVTYSISGLAAETKTDLVTFNNGVVNFPLDSKYFQQVGDFRVQITNITAFDSEGACNNTINDLFDILHVYPTPVLDGAKLTIAPVCQNKSALVQITDATFLADGTYDIIYNLSGTNTVASQTIRIVSVGGVSSFTIPSNFIVNEGNTVVTITKITNTITSCSNIVNLNGTMLVNPLPNPTNVKIAVNDYCLNEPVSVAVSGLGSLTATTITYQLSGANVATQTLSLVASGGNASFIIPSNLLSNTGTTTISLTNLINDNTTCGVVVSTVSDAFAINAIPSAPVAGSQQNFCQADAAKVGNLTPNGSQYQWFDSETATTPLASSVLLVSKDYYVREVAPTSLCFSIPTKVAVTINPIPAAPITTAQQEFCKIEAATVANLIPNGAQYQWFDSATATTPLANSTLLVSANYYLKTIAPTTLCLSTATVVAVKINEVSAPILNQSDQTFCGINKPKVLDLMQNTTIPNSTVWYDAPVNGNLIDNSTLLQDKIIYYGFDVSPITNCLPKNNFAVTVSLTDCSTTTYDFFIPDGFSPNADGVNDTFKIPEVEFLYPNYTFEIYNRYGNVLFKGNKNKPEWDGRNSASAGFSDAIVPNGVYFYIINFNKDNKSPQQGSLYLNR from the coding sequence ATGGTTAAAAAATACACTTTCTTAATTCTAGTTTTTATTCTTTTATTTTTCTCGTCCACTAAAAATTATGGGCAATGTGCTGGTAATGATGTCTTAAATTTTGAAGTATGCGATATTTCAAATTCTAGCAGTCAGGCAATAGCGTTGTTTCCGTTACTAGGTCCCAATGCTATTCCGGGAGGAACTTGGTCTGATGATAATCTTTCAAGAGGTTTAGATGTAACTACTGGGGTTTTAAATGCTCAAATAATATCTAGTAGTGGAGTTTATCATTTTACTTATACTGTTAGTGGAGGTTGTGCAGATACATCGGCAACAATTACAGTTACTATTGGAGGTTATTCAGGAGTTTCAGATTTTAAAAGTACCGCTTGTAGTGATGATCAGAATTATAACCTTTTTCAAGTTTTTGACACGAGCGGAGGTAACGTAAGTGCGCAATCTAATGGAAGTTGGTATAATAATAAAACAAATACTCCAATTGTGGGCAATTTTGTTAATGCCGAATTATTAGGTTTAGGAGATACTCAATTTACTTATACTATACCCGCTATTGGTAATTGTCCTGCAGTTTCTTCAACTGGGATTGTTACTGTTTTTAGAGCACCAAAACCTGGAAATCCTTCTAAATTATTGTTATGTGATAGTGATGATTTGTCAGTTTATTCTAATTACGATTTGAATAATCTTCTTACTAGTGAGGATGCAGGAGGAACATGGGAAGACAATAATGGCTCTGGACAAATTACTTTTCTTAAAGATCATAATGTAGATATTCAATACATATACAATAATTTTGGAATAGGAAATTATACCTTCTCCTACACAGTTTTGCCAACCAATCCAATTTGTGAGAAGAAAACATCAACAGTAAGAATTAGAATCGAAAAATTACTTGATTTTACTGGAGCTACCTTAGTGGTCAGTTCAGATATATGTGAATCTCAAATTGCATCAGCTAGTTATTCAGTTACATTGACAAAAGGACCTGCGGTTATTCCAAACGGGCAATATTATGTTACATATTCTATATCTGGACTAGCTGCCGAAACCAAAACCGATTTAGTAACTTTTAATAATGGAGTAGTAAATTTTCCTTTGGATTCAAAATATTTTCAGCAAGTGGGAGACTTTAGAGTTCAAATAACAAATATTACTGCTTTTGACAGTGAAGGAGCTTGTAACAATACCATAAACGATTTGTTTGATATTTTGCATGTATATCCAACTCCTGTTTTGGATGGAGCCAAATTGACAATTGCTCCTGTATGTCAGAATAAAAGTGCTTTGGTACAAATTACCGATGCTACATTTTTAGCAGACGGTACTTATGATATAATTTATAATTTGTCAGGAACAAATACTGTAGCATCACAAACTATTCGTATTGTTTCAGTTGGAGGTGTTTCAAGTTTTACTATCCCGTCAAATTTTATCGTGAATGAAGGGAATACAGTAGTAACCATTACAAAAATCACCAATACAATCACTAGTTGTTCTAATATTGTTAATCTTAACGGAACAATGCTAGTAAATCCGTTGCCCAATCCTACAAATGTAAAAATAGCTGTAAATGATTATTGTTTGAATGAACCAGTATCGGTCGCAGTTTCAGGTTTAGGAAGTTTGACCGCTACTACAATTACTTATCAATTATCGGGAGCCAATGTAGCTACACAAACCTTATCATTAGTTGCTAGTGGCGGAAATGCTAGTTTTATTATTCCTTCTAATTTATTAAGTAATACTGGTACAACGACCATTAGTTTGACAAATTTAATTAATGACAATACAACTTGTGGTGTAGTAGTGAGTACAGTATCAGATGCTTTTGCGATAAATGCAATCCCTAGTGCTCCAGTTGCTGGTAGTCAACAAAATTTTTGTCAAGCAGATGCAGCAAAAGTGGGTAATTTAACTCCAAATGGCTCTCAATACCAGTGGTTTGACTCGGAAACTGCAACAACTCCTCTTGCCAGTTCAGTACTATTAGTGTCAAAAGATTATTATGTGAGAGAAGTAGCTCCAACAAGTTTGTGCTTTTCAATACCAACGAAAGTAGCGGTCACCATCAATCCTATTCCAGCAGCTCCAATCACTACAGCTCAACAAGAGTTTTGTAAAATAGAAGCAGCTACGGTGGCTAATTTAATACCGAACGGTGCACAATACCAATGGTTTGATTCAGCAACAGCCACAACACCTCTTGCTAATTCTACTTTATTAGTATCTGCTAATTATTATCTTAAAACAATAGCTCCAACAACTTTATGCCTTTCTACAGCGACGGTAGTTGCAGTTAAGATAAATGAGGTTTCCGCTCCAATATTAAATCAGAGTGATCAGACTTTTTGTGGAATCAATAAACCTAAAGTTTTGGATTTGATGCAAAATACTACTATTCCTAATTCAACAGTATGGTATGATGCACCTGTCAATGGAAATCTAATAGACAATTCAACTTTATTACAAGATAAAATAATCTATTACGGATTTGATGTTTCACCAATTACCAATTGTCTTCCGAAAAATAATTTTGCTGTAACGGTTTCGCTTACTGATTGTAGTACTACTACTTATGACTTTTTTATTCCCGATGGATTTTCTCCAAATGCAGATGGTGTAAATGATACTTTCAAAATTCCCGAAGTTGAATTTTTATATCCAAATTACACCTTTGAAATTTATAACAGATATGGAAATGTACTGTTTAAAGGAAATAAAAACAAGCCAGAATGGGACGGAAGAAATTCGGCATCAGCAGGTTTTAGTGATGCGATAGTGCCTAATGGAGTCTATTTTTATATTATCAATTTTAATAAAGACAATAAGTCGCCTCAACAAGGCAGTCTTTATTTGAACCGATAA
- a CDS encoding aspartyl protease family protein, with translation MKTIAILCFLFIYSLPSQAQDGFVFEKNVDKVEIPFQLINNLIFIPIKVNGVPLNFLLDSGVDETILFSMDDKKEVRFLDVEKVALRGLGSENSVDGLKSKNNFLTISGLKSSEHLVYVILDQSFNLSSHIGIPVNGIIGYHFMKNNLVEINYDKKRITIYKDSEKYRNKIEKKFKSVPITIEKLKPYIKANVMVSNMEIPVKLLIDIGNSDAVWLFQNSSKNIKVPEKNFEDYLGKGFSGDIEGKRAQIDRFSMSGFNFKNPIVAFPDTTSVRNVKMVKSRSGSVGAEILKRFLVVFDYANQKLYLKKNSHFDDPFSYNKTGIELQHYGLQWVQETVRLETVPLYEGGSVVNNFKYKFDLKPVYVITNVRKNSLAAEAGLQKEDVLVRINGMPAHYFSLEKINAILKSEDEKWVTLEVQREDRLLKFKFQLHNVL, from the coding sequence ATGAAAACAATAGCTATTTTATGTTTTTTGTTTATTTATAGCTTGCCTTCTCAAGCGCAGGATGGCTTTGTATTTGAAAAAAATGTTGATAAAGTAGAGATTCCTTTCCAATTAATCAATAATTTAATTTTTATTCCTATAAAAGTGAACGGAGTACCCTTGAATTTTTTGCTAGATTCAGGTGTAGATGAAACGATTCTGTTTAGTATGGACGATAAAAAAGAGGTTCGTTTTTTGGATGTAGAAAAAGTAGCTTTAAGAGGTTTAGGAAGTGAAAATTCTGTGGATGGATTAAAATCCAAGAATAATTTTTTAACGATTTCGGGTTTGAAATCTTCCGAACATTTGGTTTACGTTATTTTAGATCAAAGTTTTAATCTGTCTTCGCACATTGGAATTCCTGTCAATGGTATTATTGGTTATCATTTTATGAAGAATAATTTGGTAGAAATTAATTACGACAAAAAGAGAATTACTATTTATAAGGATTCCGAAAAATATAGAAACAAAATAGAGAAAAAATTCAAAAGCGTTCCTATTACTATCGAGAAATTGAAACCTTATATTAAAGCTAATGTGATGGTGAGTAATATGGAAATTCCTGTCAAATTATTAATAGATATTGGAAACAGTGATGCAGTTTGGCTTTTTCAAAATAGTTCAAAAAATATAAAAGTACCCGAGAAAAATTTTGAAGATTATTTAGGAAAAGGATTTAGCGGAGATATTGAGGGAAAAAGAGCCCAGATTGATCGGTTTTCAATGTCAGGATTTAACTTTAAAAATCCTATTGTGGCATTTCCAGATACAACCTCTGTTAGAAATGTAAAAATGGTAAAAAGCAGATCGGGTTCAGTAGGAGCGGAGATTTTGAAAAGGTTTTTGGTGGTTTTTGATTACGCTAATCAAAAGTTGTATTTGAAGAAAAACAGTCATTTTGACGATCCATTTAGTTACAATAAAACAGGAATTGAATTGCAACATTATGGTTTGCAATGGGTTCAGGAAACGGTTCGTTTAGAAACAGTTCCGTTATATGAGGGAGGTAGTGTTGTCAATAATTTCAAATACAAATTTGATTTGAAGCCCGTTTATGTTATTACAAATGTTCGAAAAAATTCCTTGGCTGCCGAGGCTGGTTTGCAAAAAGAAGATGTTTTAGTGCGTATAAATGGGATGCCAGCTCATTATTTTTCGTTAGAAAAAATCAACGCCATTTTAAAATCAGAGGACGAAAAGTGGGTTACTCTTGAGGTTCAAAGAGAGGATAGATTGCTTAAATTTAAGTTTCAATTACACAATGTGTTATGA